One Synergistaceae bacterium genomic window, TAATCCCTCATGAAGAAAATTTTTTGCGCGCTAAGTTCGGCACTGAATATAATAATTACTGCAAACGCGTTAAAAGATTCTGGCCGGCTGTGTTGAAAATTAGCGATTTGACGGGAAAATTTGACACAAAAATTTTATTGCGCAGTGAGATTCACACGATTATAACGACTCTTGCAGGAACTATTATAATTATTGCTATAACGAGTTAAAAGCCGGCTCTATTGCAATTTATTAATTTTTTGTCCGTACTGCCATTTGTCTAGAATCCATAGCCATTGGTCTGGAGTCTCCTTTATCCAGCCTTCTATAACTTGATTGCAGAGATTTATACTTTCTGTGATGTCTTCGCCGAACTCATGTCCATTTTTGTCGAGTCTGTCGCTCAAAATTTCAGTTATCGTTGCAACATGATGAGCCGGATTCTTCCAGTCCCGCACATAACGCAGAGGAATAACAGGACATTTAAATTTGTGATACAATTTCGCGATTCCTTCGTGGGTGCTTGCGTTCATTCCTAGAAATTTTGTGATTATTCCGTCCTTGCGCGCGTCTAAGTCCTGCATTATTACAATTATTCCGCCTGACTTCAAGACTTTAAATATTTCACGCAGTCCGCTGCCTTCACTTGTAATCATGTGCATTCTAGTAAAATTTTCGCGTATGTCAGATATAATTGCGTTGACCTTATTATCACGTTGGGGCGTGTATACGGCGTGCAAGTCAAAACCTG contains:
- a CDS encoding lysophospholipid acyltransferase family protein yields the protein MTLKFFVKFLRILPDNFALMFGAFVGRVLHLILWKKVDLCESRCVKALGVGVTLAREIIKKSFINLGMSAVEFIRIPVIKSRLPELIKFDESSQKILREALSRGHGVILMCTHMASWELVAARFVQAGFDLHAVYTPQRDNKVNAIISDIRENFTRMHMITSEGSGLREIFKVLKSGGIIVIMQDLDARKDGIITKFLGMNASTHEGIAKLYHKFKCPVIPLRYVRDWKNPAHHVATITEILSDRLDKNGHEFGEDITESINLCNQVIEGWIKETPDQWLWILDKWQYGQKINKLQ